A region of Argentina anserina chromosome 5, drPotAnse1.1, whole genome shotgun sequence DNA encodes the following proteins:
- the LOC126794692 gene encoding secretory carrier-associated membrane protein 4: MNRHHDPNPFEEEVEVNPFSNGKSRIPPVSSEPIGYGQKHDATVDIPLDTMNDSKQKAKELAAWEADLKKREKDIKRREDSVARAGVPDDGKNWPPFFPIIHHDIANEIPIHAQRLQYMAFASWLGIVLCLVFNVIAVIICWVRGGGSKIFFLAIIYALLGVPLSYVLWYRPLYRAMRTDSALKFGWFFLFYMLHIGFCIIAAIAPPIVFQGKSLTGILAAIDVFSDHVVVGVFYLVGFALFCLESLLSFWVLQKIYVYFRGHK; the protein is encoded by the exons ATGAATCGCCACCACGACCCCAATCCCTTTGAAGAAGAGGTCGAGGTCAATCCCTTTTCG AATGGGAAGTCACGGATTCCACCAGTGTCATCTGAACCAATTGGTTATGGGCAGAAACATGATGCAACAGTTGATATACCATTGGATACAATGAAT GATTCTAAGCAAAAGGCAAAAGAGCTTGCAGCTTGGGAAGCAGATctcaagaaaagagaaaag GATATCAAACGGAGAGAAGATTCTGTTGCAAGAG CTGGTGTCCCCGATGATGGAAAAAATTGGcctcctttctttccaattATTCACCATGATATTGCCAATGAAATACCTATACATGCTCAGAGGCTACAATATATGGCTTTTGCAAGTTGGTTAG GTATAGTTCTTTGCCTAGTGTTCAATGTAATTGCTGTTATCATCTGTTGGGTTAGAGGTGGAG GTTCTAAAATATTTTTCCTGGCAATTATCTATGCTCTACTTGGAGTACCACTCTCTTACGTGCTGTGGTACAGGCCTCTCTATCGGGCAATGAG GACCGATAGTGCCTTGAAGTTTGGCTGGTTTTTCCTATTTTACATG CTGCACATTGGGTTTTGTATTATCGCGGCTATAGCTCCTCCAATTGTCTTCCAAGGAAAATCTCTGAC GGGCATTCTTGCCGCAATTGATGTCTTTTCTGACCATGTGGTGGTAGGg GTATTCTACTTAGTTGGGTTTGCCTTGTTTTGCTTAGAGTCGCTTCTAAGCTTTTGGGTACTCCAG AAAATTTACGTGTATTTCAGGGGCCACAAGTGA